A single genomic interval of bacterium harbors:
- a CDS encoding restriction endonuclease: MTNAVPQAIIDLLGWRTSGKPNIADGASNPSVDIATAVFEQLGVTRSTTAPGQTAGTNFEKAIRQILADRLPQLDPDREWDVGSREITHFVQYAHLARIKEIAENDPTLRSSLGTDYLIKPDITIGLETGARRHLHAAVSCKWTIRSDRVQNIRHEGVVLTRHRRGRQPHFVAVTAEPLPSRLAAIARGTGELDCVYHIALQQLRTACHNNSNAADTLDELIEQDRLRPLGGLPHMIARY, translated from the coding sequence GTGACTAACGCAGTACCCCAGGCAATCATCGACCTCCTCGGATGGCGCACCAGCGGCAAGCCCAACATTGCCGACGGAGCGAGCAACCCCAGCGTGGACATCGCCACGGCGGTCTTCGAACAGCTCGGGGTCACCCGATCGACCACAGCCCCGGGCCAGACAGCCGGAACCAACTTCGAGAAGGCAATAAGACAGATCCTGGCGGACCGTCTCCCGCAGCTAGACCCAGACCGCGAATGGGATGTAGGTAGTCGGGAGATCACCCACTTCGTGCAATACGCACACCTGGCCCGCATCAAAGAAATAGCCGAAAACGACCCCACCCTCAGATCATCACTAGGTACCGACTACCTCATCAAACCAGACATCACCATCGGCCTCGAAACCGGTGCCCGGCGACATCTCCACGCTGCGGTGTCGTGCAAATGGACCATCCGCTCAGACCGTGTCCAGAACATCCGCCACGAAGGCGTCGTACTGACCAGACACAGACGAGGCCGCCAACCCCACTTCGTCGCCGTCACAGCAGAACCACTCCCCTCACGGCTCGCCGCCATAGCCAGAGGAACCGGCGAACTCGACTGCGTCTACCACATAGCACTACAGCAACTCCGCACCGCATGCCACAACAACAGCAACGCAGCAGACACCCTCGACGAGCTAATCGAACAAGACCGGCTCCGGCCTCTCGGCGGCCTACCCCACATGATCGCCCGCTACTAG
- a CDS encoding DNA cytosine methyltransferase yields the protein MRLIDLFAGCGGLTEGFRRTGFDPVLAVEWDRSAASTYAANFGDHVICDDIATVPDDAFPRADAVVGGPPCQGFSNLGTRNPDDPRNLLWREYARVVRLARPDVFVLENVPQFLKSDQYRLLVDWSLNGPLSGYQLTAGVLNAADYGVAQRRRRAIVVGSRRGRPSLPPPSHGKDDPSAPWTTVRDALDGIPFETGPTALPTQRLDSGIAGPFKVTELHLSRRPRELSLRRYELIPPGGGRFDLPDRLLPNCWRNKPTGTVDVMGRMEWDKPSLTIRTEFFKPEKGRYLHPQWDNQDPNRCVNRSISHWEAARLQSFPDDFVWCGSKIEIAKQIGNAVPPLLAEAIARHLTATVLAET from the coding sequence GTGAGGCTTATTGATCTGTTCGCCGGTTGCGGTGGCCTCACCGAGGGGTTCCGCCGGACCGGGTTCGATCCGGTTCTGGCAGTGGAGTGGGACCGCTCCGCGGCATCTACCTACGCGGCCAACTTCGGTGACCATGTGATCTGCGACGACATTGCCACAGTTCCCGACGACGCTTTCCCCCGAGCAGATGCGGTCGTAGGCGGTCCTCCCTGTCAGGGATTCTCGAATCTCGGCACGCGCAACCCGGACGACCCCCGCAACCTCCTGTGGCGGGAGTACGCGAGGGTGGTCCGCCTCGCCCGGCCGGACGTGTTCGTGTTGGAGAACGTGCCACAGTTTCTCAAGTCCGATCAGTACCGACTATTGGTGGACTGGTCGCTGAACGGCCCTTTGAGTGGGTACCAACTCACAGCCGGGGTCTTGAACGCAGCGGATTACGGGGTCGCCCAGCGGAGGCGGCGAGCCATCGTAGTCGGGTCCCGACGCGGTAGGCCTTCTCTGCCGCCACCCTCCCACGGCAAAGACGACCCGTCCGCGCCGTGGACGACGGTACGCGACGCCCTGGACGGGATCCCCTTCGAGACCGGGCCCACCGCGCTGCCGACACAGCGTTTGGACTCCGGCATCGCCGGACCGTTCAAGGTAACCGAGTTGCACCTCTCCCGCAGACCGCGGGAACTCTCACTGAGACGATACGAACTCATACCGCCTGGAGGGGGACGATTCGACCTCCCGGATCGTCTGCTCCCCAACTGCTGGCGAAACAAACCGACAGGAACCGTCGATGTGATGGGACGGATGGAATGGGACAAACCGTCACTGACCATCCGCACCGAATTCTTCAAACCCGAAAAAGGCCGATACCTCCACCCGCAGTGGGACAACCAGGATCCCAACAGGTGCGTGAACCGTTCGATAAGCCACTGGGAAGCCGCTCGGCTCCAGTCCTTCCCCGACGATTTCGTCTGGTGCGGCAGCAAGATCGAGATCGCCAAACAAATCGGCAACGCCGTACCGCCGCTCCTGGCAGAAGCGATAGCACGCCACCTCACAGCCACCGTGCTGGCAGAGACGTGA
- a CDS encoding very short patch repair endonuclease: protein MPQPKPPSAAKSAQMSRVKNRHTAPEMAIRRELHRRGLRYRVNMRLPEIGRTRPDIVFTRARVAVFVDGCFWHRCPEHGTSPKTNAHWWRRKLDTNVERDRTTDTALAKVGWKVIRIWEHEDTSTAADRVEAIVRNL from the coding sequence ATGCCCCAGCCGAAACCGCCCTCGGCCGCCAAATCGGCTCAGATGAGCCGTGTGAAAAACCGCCACACAGCCCCCGAAATGGCCATCCGACGCGAACTCCACCGCAGAGGACTCCGATACCGCGTGAACATGCGCCTCCCCGAGATCGGCCGGACCCGCCCCGACATCGTATTCACCCGAGCCCGGGTAGCCGTATTCGTAGACGGCTGCTTCTGGCACCGATGCCCCGAACACGGAACCTCACCCAAAACCAACGCCCACTGGTGGCGCCGAAAACTCGACACCAACGTAGAACGCGACCGCACAACCGACACAGCCCTGGCCAAGGTGGGATGGAAAGTGATACGCATCTGGGAACACGAAGACACAAGCACCGCAGCCGACCGTGTCGAGGCGATCGTGCGTAACCTCTAG